One part of the Microbacterium saperdae genome encodes these proteins:
- a CDS encoding IclR family transcriptional regulator, producing the protein MVNEAQVPAEQEGGEKAAAADAHPQRTKGVDSARRALQILLQFTESAPELTLENLLEDHDISVPSAYRYISLLREMDLIEEREKGRFVLSPQVLRLARAAEATFDYRAQAQPILNRLAATTGETALYLRRVNDSAVCLAIAESDHPISISFQPGHLMPLHSGAAAKLLLSSLPPAKLNQYLQRVGSTLTKPVRQRLEHDLDEIRASGYAESAGEVDQGVWASAAGIRSDGTVIGAITVVAPAYRLSEEHRAEITEAVRAAASELESSLAARFG; encoded by the coding sequence ATGGTGAATGAAGCGCAGGTACCCGCGGAGCAGGAGGGCGGCGAGAAGGCCGCTGCGGCAGATGCGCACCCGCAACGCACCAAAGGCGTGGACAGCGCCCGCAGAGCCCTGCAGATCCTGCTGCAGTTCACGGAGTCCGCTCCCGAGCTGACGCTCGAGAACCTTCTCGAGGATCACGACATCTCCGTGCCGAGCGCCTACCGCTACATCTCGCTGCTGCGCGAGATGGACCTGATCGAGGAGCGGGAGAAGGGCAGGTTCGTGCTGTCGCCGCAGGTGCTGCGTCTCGCCCGCGCCGCCGAGGCCACCTTCGACTACCGCGCCCAGGCGCAGCCGATCCTTAATCGGCTGGCCGCGACCACGGGTGAGACGGCGCTGTACCTTCGCCGCGTGAACGATTCGGCGGTGTGTCTCGCGATCGCCGAGTCGGACCATCCGATCTCCATCTCGTTCCAGCCCGGTCACCTCATGCCGCTGCACAGCGGCGCCGCGGCAAAGCTGCTGCTCAGCTCGCTGCCACCCGCGAAGCTGAACCAGTACCTGCAGCGCGTCGGCTCCACGCTGACCAAGCCGGTGCGCCAGCGTCTGGAGCACGACCTCGATGAGATCCGTGCGTCGGGGTACGCCGAGAGCGCCGGCGAGGTCGATCAGGGTGTGTGGGCCAGTGCGGCCGGCATACGCTCCGACGGCACGGTGATCGGAGCGATCACCGTGGTCGCGCCCGCCTATCGTCTCTCGGAAGAGCACCGGGCCGAGATCACCGAAGCCGTGCGCGCCGCGGCGTCCGAGCTCGAGAGCTCCCTGGCGGCGCGATTCGGCTGA
- a CDS encoding pyridoxal-phosphate-dependent aminotransferase family protein codes for MALPDFTLSAGPVTVTPRTQAALGRPILYHYDPEFQAGFRRTEQKVAEVFRTGNDIILMQGEAIVALEGALRSLITPGMHVLNLVQGVFGKGTGYWIAGFGAVLHEIEVGYDDAVDPARVEEYLDAHPEIRMVCLVASETPSGTVTDVAAIGPMCRDRGILTYIDTVSGVLGMEWETDAWGLDICVAGGQKCLGGPAGVALVSVSARAWEAIYANPAAPRDSYLSLIDWKEKWLGEGRFPYTPSVSDMYGLESALDQALEEGIDAVIARHEAAADVTRAGARAMGLEFWAVREEIMSACVTSIRLPDSIDNAVVRDHARDVYGVMLSHGQGAGNLVRLSHMGPTAGGLHSLIGLAALGRTLADLGVPVDIGDGMDAALAVLSARRV; via the coding sequence ATGGCACTTCCCGACTTCACGCTCTCCGCGGGCCCCGTCACGGTCACCCCGCGCACGCAGGCCGCGCTCGGCCGCCCGATCCTCTATCACTACGACCCGGAGTTCCAAGCGGGCTTCCGGCGTACCGAGCAGAAGGTCGCCGAGGTCTTCCGCACGGGGAACGACATCATCCTGATGCAGGGGGAGGCGATCGTCGCGCTGGAGGGCGCTCTCCGCTCCCTCATCACGCCGGGGATGCATGTGCTGAACCTGGTGCAGGGGGTGTTCGGCAAGGGGACCGGGTACTGGATCGCCGGCTTCGGTGCGGTGCTCCACGAGATCGAGGTGGGCTACGACGATGCCGTGGACCCGGCTCGCGTGGAGGAGTATCTGGACGCGCACCCCGAGATCCGGATGGTCTGTCTGGTCGCCTCCGAGACGCCGTCCGGAACGGTGACCGATGTCGCGGCGATCGGACCGATGTGCCGTGATCGGGGAATCCTCACCTACATCGACACCGTCTCCGGGGTGCTCGGCATGGAGTGGGAGACCGACGCCTGGGGGCTGGACATCTGCGTGGCCGGAGGGCAGAAGTGCCTGGGCGGTCCTGCGGGAGTGGCGCTCGTCTCGGTCAGTGCGCGGGCATGGGAGGCCATCTACGCGAATCCCGCGGCGCCCCGGGACTCCTACCTGTCGCTGATCGACTGGAAGGAGAAGTGGCTCGGGGAGGGGCGCTTCCCCTATACGCCCTCGGTGAGCGACATGTACGGACTCGAGTCCGCGCTCGACCAGGCGCTGGAGGAGGGGATCGATGCGGTGATCGCCCGCCATGAGGCTGCGGCCGACGTCACCCGCGCCGGTGCGCGGGCGATGGGCCTCGAGTTCTGGGCCGTCCGCGAAGAGATCATGTCGGCGTGCGTCACCTCGATCCGGCTGCCGGATTCGATCGACAACGCGGTCGTCCGCGACCACGCACGAGACGTGTATGGTGTGATGTTGTCGCACGGCCAGGGGGCGGGCAATCTCGTACGTCTCTCCCATATGGGCCCCACGGCGGGAGGTCTCCACTCCCTCATCGGACTGGCCGCACTGGGCCGCACGCTCGCGGATCTCGGGGTTCCGGTGGACATCGGAGATGGCATGGATGCCGCACTCGCCGTGTTGAGCGCACGCCGGGTCTGA
- a CDS encoding ABC transporter permease: MSDLVSATFVTVFIVTVLAQAMPLILASAGETVGEQAGVLNLGIEGVMLIGAYSGFVATLVTGSFWLGMLAGAVGGVVANLAMLILNVWLGLNQIVIGLAVTLVGEGLTSVLYLQNYAKTTTGLGKPPAFAIPGLSEIPVIGPAVFQQSAIFWIMLLLVIAVGFLLTRTNWGLSTRAAGQKPSSLDAAGGSVMKTRSQAVILNGVFVGLGGAYLAILTTSTFTPMITNGLGFIAIVITMLSRGRMSLVILTSMIYGLAVAIGPALQVIGFNVPADFIKMLPFVVVMITLIVFARSSVVPPALGAAYMRGAR, from the coding sequence ATGAGCGACCTGGTCTCCGCGACCTTCGTGACGGTGTTCATCGTCACCGTCCTCGCCCAGGCGATGCCCCTGATCCTCGCCTCCGCGGGAGAGACCGTGGGCGAGCAGGCCGGCGTGCTCAACCTCGGCATCGAGGGAGTCATGCTCATCGGGGCCTACTCCGGGTTCGTCGCCACTCTCGTCACCGGGAGCTTCTGGCTCGGCATGCTCGCCGGGGCGGTGGGAGGCGTCGTCGCGAACCTCGCGATGCTGATCCTGAACGTGTGGCTCGGGCTCAATCAGATCGTGATCGGACTGGCGGTGACGCTCGTGGGTGAGGGACTGACCTCCGTGCTCTACCTGCAGAACTACGCCAAGACCACCACGGGGCTGGGCAAGCCGCCGGCCTTCGCGATCCCCGGTCTCTCGGAGATCCCGGTCATCGGCCCCGCGGTGTTCCAGCAGTCTGCGATCTTCTGGATCATGCTGCTCCTGGTGATCGCGGTGGGCTTCCTGCTCACTCGGACGAACTGGGGTCTGTCGACGCGAGCGGCGGGTCAGAAGCCTTCCTCGCTGGATGCGGCGGGAGGCAGCGTCATGAAGACCCGCTCGCAGGCGGTGATCCTCAACGGCGTGTTCGTCGGACTCGGCGGTGCGTACCTGGCGATACTCACCACGTCGACCTTCACCCCGATGATCACGAACGGCCTCGGCTTCATCGCGATCGTGATCACGATGCTCTCGCGTGGCCGCATGTCGCTCGTGATCCTCACCTCGATGATCTACGGGCTCGCGGTCGCGATCGGCCCTGCTCTGCAGGTGATCGGGTTCAACGTGCCCGCGGACTTCATCAAGATGCTGCCGTTCGTCGTCGTCATGATCACGCTCATCGTCTTCGCCCGCAGCTCGGTCGTCCCGCCCGCGCTGGGCGCTGCCTACATGCGCGGCGCGCGCTGA
- a CDS encoding putative B6 ABC transporter permease subunit 2 — MTTTAPGPTTTASMAIVPPSRVQRIGADLARSVLPVLLALITSGLIMLAMGTNPLDFFAGVWTYGITGDNWQRSLVLMAPLLIVALGLIVAFRGQLWNLGYNGQYLLGALVASGGGPVLFAVMPAWLATLIIFIAAVALGAVWSLVPAILKARYGTNEIITSLVMSFIAIGVVNLAIKGPLKDPNTPMPQTRVIPDDQLLPYIPGTEIHIGFIIALLLAVLAQFVLSRTSFGLRLDVFGASPKAARHVGINSTWMVILIFALSSGIIAFAGAIDILGQYSYQRANWNPAYGAAILPFVFLARLSPVGSIPLVAFYAVLATGGTLATQQAGLNVDFLLVIVGLILIFMTITEYIGDRRRLGQSYLPPGLRRTLTRPFARDGRTTS; from the coding sequence ATGACGACGACCGCTCCCGGCCCCACCACCACGGCGTCGATGGCCATCGTGCCTCCCAGCCGCGTACAGCGCATCGGCGCGGACCTCGCCCGTTCCGTGCTCCCGGTCCTGCTCGCCCTCATCACGTCGGGCCTGATCATGCTGGCGATGGGCACCAACCCCCTGGACTTCTTCGCCGGCGTCTGGACATACGGGATCACGGGTGACAACTGGCAGCGCAGCCTCGTGCTGATGGCGCCGCTCCTCATCGTCGCCCTGGGGCTGATCGTCGCGTTCCGTGGACAGCTCTGGAACCTCGGTTACAACGGGCAGTATCTGCTCGGGGCGCTGGTCGCCTCGGGAGGGGGTCCCGTGCTGTTCGCGGTCATGCCCGCCTGGCTCGCGACGCTGATCATCTTCATCGCCGCCGTCGCGCTGGGCGCCGTCTGGTCGCTCGTTCCCGCGATCCTGAAGGCGCGGTACGGCACCAACGAGATCATCACCTCTCTCGTGATGTCGTTCATCGCGATCGGCGTCGTCAATCTGGCGATCAAGGGACCGCTCAAGGATCCGAACACCCCGATGCCGCAGACCCGTGTGATCCCCGACGATCAGCTGCTGCCGTACATCCCCGGGACCGAGATCCACATCGGCTTCATCATCGCGCTGCTGCTCGCGGTTCTCGCCCAGTTCGTGCTGAGCCGCACATCGTTCGGGCTGCGGCTCGACGTGTTCGGCGCGAGCCCGAAGGCGGCCCGCCATGTGGGCATCAACTCGACATGGATGGTCATCCTGATCTTCGCGCTCTCGAGTGGCATCATCGCCTTCGCCGGTGCTATCGACATCCTGGGGCAGTACAGCTACCAGCGCGCGAACTGGAACCCGGCCTACGGTGCCGCGATCCTCCCGTTCGTGTTCCTCGCGCGGCTGAGTCCCGTGGGGTCGATCCCGCTGGTCGCGTTCTACGCGGTGCTCGCAACGGGGGGCACGCTCGCGACGCAGCAGGCCGGACTCAATGTCGACTTCCTGCTCGTGATCGTCGGACTCATCCTCATCTTCATGACCATCACCGAGTACATCGGCGATCGACGCCGCCTCGGACAGAGCTATCTGCCGCCGGGATTGCGTCGCACTCTGACGCGCCCGTTCGCCCGCGACGGAAGGACCACCTCATGA